agtgtTTATAAATAACTTCATACATTAAACATGCGATAACTCGGAGAATTTGAATTctatgaatttgaaaactcaGGTTTCAAGTTTATTAAAGCCAAGGTTTAATTTGAGCACTTATTTCAAATGCATTGATAGTAAAAAACGAACTAAAATATTCGGTGCCATTTTTAAAACAGAAAGCCAAAGATCAAAtgactgaaaaaatatgacaattttttaataacataACGTAGGATTTTTCAGTTCTTGATTTCTAAATATGGAAAATCTGACTGCATCTACGTTTTGAGCAATgagcaattttttcagaatttatcGAGCCGCTATAGCTATATCtatcaataaatttcaattttctatactACCAATTGAttatatgtgtaaaaaaatattgactttGGTTAATACTGCAATATAagaatatatttacaaaacttTATCATCAAGCGAAACTTGTCCTGGTCTTAAGACCTGCCTGACATTCATATTCACGCGGGATTCAGAGATGTATGACATTATTTTATCCCAGTCGATGCACATCTTCTTAGATTTGCAATCGTTCgtagaattttgatttttccaagGCATAGAATCTGCTTGTAAGATTTTAGGCACACCGTGATACCTGAGGCGGGAACCTTTTGACATGACAACAACATCTCCACTTCGTAGTAACAGGGCATCGGCTGGATCTTCGAGCGATAAGCCCCCgactaaaaatattccagtCTGACCAAAACTGACAGAGAATAATGGTGCTTCATAATCTATTTCAGATTTATCCGTATGCCCGGAGAGAGTTGAATTCATTCTGTAATAATTGATTATAGCTGATTCCGCTTTGAAATGACATAGACCAGAAATTCTCGCAAGATATTCTGTGAGGTCTACCATGTCATCGGGCATTTCGCCTTTGAAGTTTTCGGAGTACACTTTTGTGTCCCAATTGTGGTGATAACCTAGCGTTGCCCATCTTAATTTTGGCAAAAGAACTTTGGCTCGCTCAACATTACTGAAAAGTAACAAGTTTAAATGTGAGTTAATGagagaaaagtttttcttcaatcgACCTTAATTAGTATGCAATTTGTAACAGTTTTGAAATGTGCAATAGAGGTCTCAGATATTGTTGTACACATAACGTAgtcagataaattaaaatataaataattcttgGAGCTGCTTTCACCCTATAATTAACATACTCGGAGCACACATCCCACCAGTTTTCATTCTCTGATAAGACTTGGTGCAAAtcaagattcgttttgtttggCTTCTTTGAATAATCTTTAACGCATCTTGTTATCCAATACCGTTGACCGGCGCTGGTGAAaggattttcgataaaaatgagacctgaaaaaaaagagaatgcTTTAGCGGAAAGTGTGTTGGTTTGAATTAGTTGCTAAAATTTTGATCGATTAATTTACCCGGTTTGGCGataatttcgtaaatattCCAATCCTCGGTAGACTTGAGCCCTAGCGAAGATTGCTCCTCCTCAATGGCaacaggtgaaatttttctaacctGAAAAACATCCCCgtcaaaaatttgttaaattctCATTCTGAGCAGCTGGATCTTACTTTGGATAAATCTGGATTTTTAAGATCGATAACAGCATCAAGATCAGGGGGTGGGTCCCTGCTTTTGTAATACTTAAAAGAGTCTTTGAACATTTCTCTCAAAAAGTTACGCGGGCACCCATTTTTAAAGGGATGATAGTTTGATAATGGGCATCTCTACACATAGTCTCTTCGTGTATGCAGAGAGAAACCTGTGTATGcatttgtatgtataaaatacaaaattatgtcatgatataataataatagacgTGCATTGGAATTTTCAACACCAGGTAGCGCATTGAACGCGCTCTAGTACTAAAAAGCATAAGTCGATAATTAAAGGCCGAAGTTCAGAGGATCCGTCGGTAAGACAGACATCGTTACagaaatcattaaaaattatcaactgCGAACAATTGGAAATTTGCGGGACACGTCGTTTCGTTAATCACTTCGCATCAACATATTCAGCTATCAAAAATGGATGAATCAAACTTTAAAATAAATGCTGAATTCAttgtaggaaaaaaatactatcgaaacggagaattaaaaaaaggcTGTAAAAAagctgttaaaaaaattgcgtgcaacaaaaagtttcaaaattggagaaaaactGCCTTTCCTTCGCTGCATTATTTATCTCTTGATTTAAGACGAAAAAATAGCACTTACAGCCTTTTTTAAGTCTCCTTATCaacagtttgaaaataaaatagttaAAAATGACGTGGGAGAAATTCTGTTCCGTCTAaagatatatttgaaaaacgcATCAACGCGCATGCTAATTTAGTTTATTGGTGCTCGTTAAACTTCAACGGCTAAAAAATGGCTGGAAGTCAAACGTTGGAATCGATTGTCGATCACGGAAATAAATAAGGTATAATATCAAATAGGTCTATCTGATTAATTGTAAGACGAATtagtgaaaattcatttcaacgGCAAATCGATGATTTATAATTCCGTCACTTGGAACatctttaaaaaatctgaCCTATCGATCATTTTTCGACGATAGATGAGGTAATTCCATCTCCATGCTATATTTTCTATTAAATAGGTGTCCTGGTtaatttcgacgttgacgtggTATATCTCAAACGCAAAAAAGGGCTACCCAGCCCTTGAATGtacacaattctgaacaaaacaCTTAACGTATTTACATTTGaggcagaaataaagaaatggcatggatcctacgaaatcgcaatagcaaattcgtagaattcatgTCATTTAtgtatttctgcgtcaaatgaaaatgtgttggAGTGTTTTCGTTCAGAATCGTGTATAAAATGGGGCTCTCAAGACCAGTTTCGtatttgagatacgtggacttcgatatttggagatatatacgacaacgtcgaaatcgactatGGCAACCccttaaaaaaatatagctAAATGAAGTGCGGCCGCTCTTGAATTAGAATCCATAATAATAACCAAGGTGGTAAATAGCCTGTATACACCTACTGCGAAGATTGAAAATCTGGCCCGGACTTGAAAGTTGTAAAATGAAACGGTGCGAGTAAATACACGAGAGAACGAGATCGTGTGCAGAGAATAAATGTGGCGATTCACATACACGCAACGCGCCTATTATACATATGGATAGAccctatatagatatacacgTACGATACCTACGTATGTACCTACACGCATTATTTCGCAAGCAtgcagtgaattttttcactaacgTTCCTCACCACGCACGGGAACATCTAATAATACTATGAGAACATTATGTGCTGTGGGTGACCACATCGAATATGTTAATTACATACAAAATAACATTCGACGCTACAGGCGCGATCGTATGTGCATACGTGGGGGTGATATACACTCGCAATTTGTGTACCTTATACACGTTTATTATAAGCACTCGCttacgtgtatatacgtatataactaTGTACCGCGAATAGGCCGAGCTAAAAGAATTACACACAATCTGCTTAAATTTATGCAGAGTACCTtactattaatttattatacctatgccTAGGTATAATATGCATAGGTGGATACATAATGCTGAGCAGTGAGCTTTCAAAAAGCCTTGAGGCGATCATTCGGCGAGCGGACGAAGCGGCATACCTTTTGTTCTATGAAATCATTCTATCCTAGTGCAGTCGACTATGTGTAGCGTAGCTTCCTGCAAGCGAAGTGACtattatatgaaaattatacCTCCACCTAAATTAGTCATAAGTGATTAGTCTTTGAGGACGGGCTGGAAAAATATCGTACATTTTCTCACAACAATATTACGTTACTGCCTATACCTATatgatatttataatataggtatatgccTTATACTGCACATGCGTAACggagatacgttgctaattacACATCTCGTATATTATGCGTAACTCATTTAATCACAAGTTTGTGTACGTATATGTGCGtgagtatatataatacaaacaCATACTAGGCATACATTACAAATTGAGTAGCATGTAATCGATaatacacgcacacatatatatatatatacatatattatccAGCGTAAATACGATAAATCTATATCTGCATATTGCAATAGGTTTTCAGCACGTACACATATTATTaaaaccaaaaataaaaacatttcgaTAAAACCTACGTACCGCGATTTCGAAATAAATCGAATGACCTTACAGATGTACAAAGATTCTCAGGCACTGCAGGTAACGTATTAGGATGTTTCTTCCAAGCTACAGCTGGTTTGATATATTATCTAagaattatttaataaaagcTTCCAGGAGTGATCTGCAATCGACTATGTTCAGCTTTTAAATTTACAAGCTGTCTTTGTCTCATTTCTTCGATAAcggaatattcaaattttatcttttttctgGTAGATTTGTTATTGCTCAAATTGGGttatatttacacattttGAGACCATTGTCCCTAAGGACAGGATTGGTTTATTTTCGTATAGTTatattgattttcatttttgcctTTCAGCTgcatttttgatttcttttttttcagcatactcttgttaaacaaaaaatttgcgTGTAGATACGAAGTTGCACGCTTGAACCTGACGTATGTTCAAAGATAAGTAATTTCTCAAGAGTTCGTAATTTGTTGATTGGCTGCTTCACCACTTCTTCGAGGTTGATTACCTTATTGCAGTTTTCCGAATTATTCGTAAATACAGACTTGAATCAATGAACGAATCGAGATGTTACCctgcaataaaataaatcgcCGAGAACAATAATACGAAATCCAATATCGACTTCCgtattgaaatgaattctACATGTGACCGCGACTTCGAATCCGTCGCTCAATGAGAGTACGGCGTCGGGTTAAAATCTCAACTAGCCGGTGTGTACGTAAATATTGGGTTACACGTCGGGCACGATAATCGGCTAACGTTGCATAAAGGCGATCCACAGGCCGTCGCAGATGCTTCGGCGGGTGGCGCAGCCGCAGCGGCGGCGGCGAGATGCACAATGGCTATACCCAGCAATCGGTATATCGGTGCGATTTGAGTTCTCCGAtagagcgaaagagagagaatatGAGGCCGACCGCGAATTCCCTGACAGTTTCATGTCAACAAATGTCGCGTCCGCGAGTCGCACCCAGCTTCAATTCCCTCCTGAAAAGCGGCCGGCCAATAGGGGGCGAGAAGTACGTCACCTTCGGCCAATCGCGTCGCCGCTCGGTGACGGCAAGTGCTAAAAATAGCTTGTATATATCTAGGCCGGTTGCGGCCGCGAATACTTTACAGTCGTGCGCCGGCAGCCGACGGGAGAAGGCCTAAGGTGGTCGTGTCTGATACCTTGAAGTTAGCTTGAAGGTAGGATTCGAACCTACATCATGCTTTTCGAACGCGCATGTAACGTCCCGCAACAAACCGCGCACGCTACAACATGCTTTACATCTATCGCTGTACATACTTGTATCGATATACAGCTTCGAGGTTTCGTCGCGTTTCTTAACTACCTGTAATACATAGTGCGGTGTTGGATGCTGTGCAGGACTTTTATCGGCTGGTCCGAAATCCCCAACCAATCAAATTCCGCACCTTCTCCTGCTGCACCAGTGATATAGTTGACCAGAAGTGTATATCGTAcattacatacctatatttaaGCAACGCGACGAACCTTATTTTACAGACGGAAGGATACGCGGAGCAAGAGATTTGAAAAGCGCGTTTTTCCCGCCCCCAGAGTGCAATGGTTACACGGAATATCGGTAAAGCCACCTTCCCACATTACGAACGTGTTCTTCGACCGAGTCCTTTCCAATACATTTCCAGCTTCTCCCGCGGCCTTGGACAACTTCCAAGTTTAGTTTCAACAACGGATCTCGGTCCCGCGTTGAACTTTAATGTTAATTCTCGTtgcacgtacgtacgtacttACTTCGCGTTGTTCCCGTAGATTCGAGGATTCCGTCCAGTTTTACGCACTGGGTATTAACCCACGAACACACAAATACCTGCATACACGTTTTTTACGCGTCAAACTTGTGTATTGTGTACTCTTTTTTTGGAAGGAGAGGGAAGTCACGTGCAGGGTCGCAGACTTCCAGTATATGGCATTTACGTAATGCAGTATACATACGCGTGTGTAACTACCTAGTTACACACCTACATACAGTACAGAATTTTAGatccaaattttcaacacctgaaacagttttgtttctttcacatttttagTGACACGTAGAAACCCCCTGAATTGTTGCTGTCGTGACTGCGACGAACTGTAAATGACCGGCAAATAAATCGTGGAGTGGTAAACACTTGTAGTTTGCTCGGGACGTGTCGGTTCTAAATAGCTAGCTTCTAAAAATACGCGTAAATAAATCAGCTTGCTTGCACTGCATTCGTGCACTATACCTGTAATATCCCGGGCTTGAATTCGCACCGATTCTTTATTCCTCGTGTCCTGTAACACAGGGACAAATAGTAACTAAGACAATGCTCGACCAAAGAAgtaggtttttgaaaagttcgaGAAACCAATGGAACGCCGTTATCGAACGGGCCTATACGTAGAAAACTGTTACCAACCGATCAAACCGATGTTGCAGTTACCATTTTCAACAATGATCCTACTTTCTCGGTCAGATCTCGTTATTCATCTTGGCGAAGTTATTGCGGATTTGATGATACGTGGAAACCTTTACGGGCGTGTATTCCGCATGATCTGATTCTCAAATGACGcgggaaaagtttgaaaatgtttcgAGCGTCGAGTTGAGTCAAAAAATAATGCAATGAGTTTTATATGGAGGTAAAACTAAAACGGATCGAGTAACATTTGATTGGAACTGTATCCCCGTTATGATATATTCATATCAATAGAGAAATTCCTAGTTGTTGTTACTATACGGTCGTtagctatttttattttttttaccacaaacCAAGAATATCTTGCTggatgaaagttgaaaatttgttttgtacAATCTGTAACCAGAAAATCCAGTATGTCTCACTGTTCTTTTTGATTATGCCCACTTACACAaacatattttcttgcaactatATTGCGATACTTTGATGTCGGTGCAACAACAAATTGCTGTCAAGAGCttatttaacgaaaaaatgTAGTAAACTAAACAAACAGATCTGTTTTTccaacgagaaaaaaaaggttagTTTTGATAACTACGACGACATTAAATAGTCACTTGTACgacattttcttgtaatttcaaTAACATTTAAACCGTTATTGTAACGGTACTCATTTTACCACATTTTTCTATtaactgtaacaaatgaattttttctcacaatcattgtatatataaaagaagaaggaaaaaacgaaattttttaacaaatgacTGACAACGTATATGATATCGCTCGAGGTAGATTTTTCATTTGGCCTATCACTTAATTAAAAAAgcattatatacgtataggaAACAAATGTTAAATTTTATATGGCCCATTAGAAAATCAATGAATATTACCAAAAATCAACGCATATAGAATATGCGTAGCAGGTACCACCACATTTAACGAACAAGCTTGAGAAGCTGTATTGTTTTCTCctcgatcatttttcaaagaaaaaacagaaccAAGCCATTTATAGACAATGTCGTGACACATTCTTAAGCATATAATATGCggtgaattttattgaataaacataGAAAATAGTACATTTTTGAGCCATCCATTATAATATCGACGAATGAAAcacaaaaattgttattcacaTCGTGAAGTGTTCACCTCACGCATGCTTTGCTTCTAATATATGCataaagttattcaaattatcaTATTGTAGTCATTACAGGTATCGCTTATAGTTAGCACCGGAAATCTGATACATAGGTATGCCTCAAGTTTACATATTCGTATTTGTACCCGCAAGTTTATCGCCGTCGCCGACGATGTTGAAAAGCTCTACCACGCTGCCAAAATCGAGAATAAGTCAAATTTAGAAAGTGGGAACTGTATAGGAAGCTGTGTTGATGTAtagctgattgtgagatttAATTATCCGCGTGATTTAATTATCCGTTGGTCTAATTCTCGTTCGTGCAGTTCCTTATACTCGACAATTTTTGCCTTGCGTTAATTTTCTGTCTTCTCTTCGCTTACAATTCTCTTATCTTTTTACACCGCACAATAACTATTATCTGCATATCGCCTACTTCATCAATTCTCACCTCGCCGTCCGgcatataaaatattattcttccgTTAATTTCGTATCTTATTCTACGTGTTAAGagataatgatttttaaaaatattttcaaaagagCGAGAAAAACAGGAAAATTTATAGAACTTATTTGCCAGTCGGTCCTTTCCGAATCCcactgcatgaaaatttcagtttcagaaattatttttctttctcaggGATCTTTacaaatcatcatcatcacccaTGTACCTACAGAGCAGATATATTGTAACATTACCCACGAAACAAGGCTATcgtgtattatgtatatacatggtGGCGACAGACCGGAAAAACCGCAAATAGTCAGGAAATTATGACGGAACGTGGAGAAAAATCtacttttttcataaatcttgTTCAAACTTCAGCTATGCTTGGTAAATTCAGTCAAGCAAACGTTCGGAAATGGtattgttcaatttctaaATATTTGTGTGAAACGAAGCAATACTATGTGTTTTTTAGATCTAAACTTATCTATTCAAGATGCATAACTTCTGGAGCTTTTGGTTATAAAAGCTGCCCAACATTACCTAAGTTTCGTGAGAAAAGACAGGGAATGCTGAATTTTACGATGGGAAAAGTCACGGACTTTTATTTGAGCAAAATTGTCGCCACcctgaattataatatacctacatatgtaTTTCACATCTTGGATAGCTCGGATTGAAATTTCGTACAGGTTAAAGCCTTTCGCAATCTCAACGttacgtatagatatatacctataatatctATAATACAGGTATAGTGAGCTTTACAATCACAAAATGCAGTAAAGTACAGTCGCCGTTATACTTATGCGTGGTTGTAGTGTAGTGCGTACCCATATACCGAGCATACATAAACCTACATGTAAGCTGTATGTAGTTGGGAAAAGTTTTAAGACATCGCGCTGAATTCCAACGCGTCTTTTCAACGCCAACACCAGGGTTTAGCAGCCGAGAAGGTATTTTTACATCTATATGTTTTTGCGCGTATTTACTATTATATACCTTCAACTAGCAAGAATTTTTGTATTCAGCCAATATTCTGCccgaataaatagaaaaataaataaaacgcaAAGAACATTCAGTGAACACTTGGACTTTTCGCAATGAAATTTCGCCACGCACGGCAcgtaagcaaaaaaaaaaattatttcaatagtGTAAAATGGACGAGCACATCTGCTTACGCAATAACATGTAGGCACGGATCGAAATTCACTGCAAGTCGAACAGAAAATGTTGTATAAAACGGTGTATGAAGCCATGTGTGTATATCATAGGGTGTTTTGTCTgaaagtaatatttttttttcaatttgttgtgCGCTGCAAAAGAAAATACTTGCAAAAGAATCTCTCTTAaatccaattttaaaaattcgttcTTAAGATTCCAagtttttcttaatttttttcattctttcaccTCCACATATCGTTACACTTGATAATATGGAATTGATCGTAAAAGCATTTTgcagagaataaaattttctacaatagTATCGAATGGACACAATCCGTACAGCTCATGTGGCTGAAAAGTTGTAATTTTGCTTCGGGGATAAACTTTGTATACAAATTCATCTTTCAATCACGTCATTTCATTAGTGGCTAAGCTATTGACTTTACAACGAAAATTCGAACGATACCCTTGTACAGAGTTCAACTCTCAATCAAATGTTTCAAGAAATTAGTTAGTCTAATTAAAATGCAGCTGAGTGGtagcaattaaaaaaaattacatctgCCTCATTTTATTCTAATGGAAAAACTTTGAATTTCGAGAGCaatcttttaaaattatatttaagaAG
This genomic stretch from Neodiprion pinetum isolate iyNeoPine1 chromosome 6, iyNeoPine1.2, whole genome shotgun sequence harbors:
- the AlkB gene encoding nucleic acid dioxygenase ALKBH1, which encodes MFKDSFKYYKSRDPPPDLDAVIDLKNPDLSKVRKISPVAIEEEQSSLGLKSTEDWNIYEIIAKPGLIFIENPFTSAGQRYWITRCVKDYSKKPNKTNLDLHQVLSENENWWDVCSDNVERAKVLLPKLRWATLGYHHNWDTKVYSENFKGEMPDDMVDLTEYLARISGLCHFKAESAIINYYRMNSTLSGHTDKSEIDYEAPLFSVSFGQTGIFLVGGLSLEDPADALLLRSGDVVVMSKGSRLRYHGVPKILQADSMPWKNQNSTNDCKSKKMCIDWDKIMSYISESRVNMNVRQVLRPGQVSLDDKVL